The Bdellovibrio sp. ZAP7 DNA segment TCACGGTATGGAAGAAGCTTGCGGTATCAAACGCTCTTGGATTCCTTACGTAACTTTCGTTGCGGGTGTTGTAGGTTTGTCTGCTGGTTTGGGTCTGACTTATTGGACTTCAGCAGTCGACTGGGCAGTGAACGTAGGTGGTAAACCATTCTTCTCACTTCCAGCTTTCGTACCTATCATGTTCGAATTGACTGTCTTGTTTGCAGCTCTTTCTTCTGTAGGTGCTTTGTTCTATGCGTGCAAAATGCCACGTATCGACCCACCGGTTATCGATCCAGATTTAAGCTGCCATAAGTTCGCAATCTTCGTTCCTCACAATGACAATATCTATGATGAGACGAAACTGACGAACATGTTCAAAGAACTTGGCGCAGTTGAAGTGAAGAAGACGGAGTACTAGAAATGAAACATCTTG contains these protein-coding regions:
- a CDS encoding DUF3341 domain-containing protein; the encoded protein is MAAQYTKGIAGIWLEESKILKAATKMRESGSDKFEAISAYPIHGMEEACGIKRSWIPYVTFVAGVVGLSAGLGLTYWTSAVDWAVNVGGKPFFSLPAFVPIMFELTVLFAALSSVGALFYACKMPRIDPPVIDPDLSCHKFAIFVPHNDNIYDETKLTNMFKELGAVEVKKTEY